ACCGTCAGGAGCGCGCGGCACCCTCATAGGCCGCGCGGATGACTCCGATGTCGAGCTTGCGCATCTCGAGCATCGCCTGCGTGGCGCGCTGGGCGCCCGCCGGGTCGGAGCCGCCGATGTAGGACCCCAACTGCGCGGGAATGATCTGCCACGACATTCCCCACCGGTCCTTGAGCCAGCCGCACCGGCCCTCTTCACCGCCGTCGGCCGTCAGCTGGGACCAGTACGCGTCGAGCTCGGCCTGGTCGGCGCAGCTGACCTGGAAGGAGATCGCCTCGTCGAACGTGTATTCCGGCCCGCCGTTGAGGATCGTGAAGGCCTGCCCGTCCAGCTCGAACTCGATGGTGAGCGCGAGACCCTCGGGGCGGTGCATGCCGGGCCCGTAGCGGGAGATGTTCCGGATCTTCGAATTCTTGAACACCGAGACGTAAAAGTTCGCGGCCTCCTCCCCCTCGGTGTCGAACCACAGGCACGGGGTGATCTTCTGCATCGTCGGTTCGTCCTTCCGGTCGTTCGTCGTCGAGACGTGCTCTGTCGGGATAGACCGTGGCGGCATTGGAGACGGATCAGCCGCCGATCGCGAGCGTACGACGATGCGGCGGTAACCGCCCGGAACGCGGCCGCTCCGGCGGTAGATTGGGACGGGAACGGACCCGTGCATCGTCGATCGCCGAGGGGGTTCACATGTATCAGGTTCCCGACATGACGGGCCGATACGTCGTCGTCACCGGCGCCAACAGCGGCACCGGCAAGGAGGCCACCCGCCGGATGGCCGCGGCGGGCGCGCACATCGTGATGGCCTGCCGCACTGCGAGCAAGGCCGAGACCGCGTGCGCGGAGATCATGCACGAGATCCCGCAGGCCCAGCTGGAGATCCGACGGATCGACCTCGCCGACCTCGGGTCGGTGCGCGAGTTCGCCGCCGGCTTCCTCGACGACGGCCGCCCGCTGGACCTGCTGGTCAACAACGCCGGCGTGATGTCCCCGCCGGAGCGGTTCGAAACGGTCGACGGCTTCGAGTTGCAGTTCGGCAGTAACTTCCTCGGACCGTTCGCGCTCACCAACCTGCTACTGCCACTGCTGCTGGACGCACCCGCCCCTCGGGTTGCCACCATGACCAGCGGCACCGCGCACTACGGGCGGATCAACTTCCGCGACCTGCATTCGACCCATCGCTACAGTCCGGCGCTGAGCTACGCCCAGTCCAAGCTCGCCGACATGCTGATGGCGCAGCACCTCGCCCGGATCGCCGACGAACGCGGCTGGAACCTGCTGAGCGCGTACGCACACCCCGGCTACACCCGTACCAACCTGCAGACCGCTGGAGCGAGCCTGGGCCGGGACAAGCCGCGCCACAGCCTGTTCTCCGGAAGCGACCGCACGATGCTGCCCTCCCAGGACGTCCAGCACGGCGTCGAGCCGCTGCTGTACGCGGCGACCAGCCCCGGTGCCGTCCAGGGCGGCTACTACGGCCCGGGCGGACGTATGGGCCTGATCGGGCCGACCCGGAAGTACGAACAGCCACGCAGCTCGCGCGGCGTCGACCTGGCGTCGTCCCTGTGGGCGGTCGCCGAAAAGCTCACCGACACAACACTTCCCTACTGAGAAGTCCACACGGACGAACAGGACGCATACAATGACGAACGGATGGGAACCCATGACCGACCGCACACCCGCCGCCACCGTCACCACCCCGGGTGAGCGCGGCCTCCACATCGAACGCACGCTGAACGCTCCGCTCGACCGGGTCTGGGAGGCCTACAACGAACCGAAGTCGATCGCGCAGTGGTGGGGCCGCGGGAACAGGCTCGACATCGAGACATGGGAACCCGAACCCGGCGGGCACTGGCGGTTCGTCGAACACCACGACGGTCGGGCGGATGGTTTCGAGGGACGATTCCGGGAGATCAGCCCGGAGAACCGCATCGTGCGGTCGTTCGAGTGGGACGGCATGCCGGCGCACGTGTGCATCGAGGCCACGGAATTCGTCGACCTCGGCGACGGCCGCACAAAGGTGGTAATCGACTCGCTGTTCATGACCGCGGAGGACCGAGACGGCATGGTCCAGTCGGGTATGGAGGAGGGCATGAACGCGAGTTTCGCCGCGCTCGATGCCCTCCTCACCCGAATCGCCTAGCAGCCGATCCCGCCGCGGCGCCCACATCCTGGACGGGCGTCCATCCTTCTTTTCGCAAACCGGCGTGTCCCGCATCCCCCTGGGCTATATTTCGGCCGCATAACAGTCAGTCAACCGGCCTGCCCTGGAAGGGTCCGCAATGAACCTCAACCTCATCTCGCTGTTCCCCGCGCTGTTTATCGACAGCCTCCTGGACTTCGGCAGCTCGTTCCACTTCAGCCTGTAACTTCCGCAGGTTCCGTTTCAACCGAGTTCGCGGCGGCTACGTCCCCTTGACATTGAGGATCTGCCGCAACTCGTGCCGCACGTCCACGAGATCCCTGGCGTCGTCCATCACCACGTCGATGTCCTTGTAGGCGTCGGGGATCTCGTCGACCCACGCGGCACCGTGCCGGTACTCGATCCCCTTCATGCGCCGGGCCAGGTCGTCGACCGTGAACCGCTTACGCGCCTGTGTGCGGGAGAACCGGCGGCCGGCGCCGTGCGGGGCGGAGCACAGTCCTCGGGCGTCGCCCTTGCCGACCACGATGTACGAGCGGGTCCCCATCGAACCCGGAATCACGGCCGCCACGCCCTCGTGCGCGTTCACCGCCCCCTTCCGGGTGAGCCAGACCTTCTCGCCGTAGTGCTCCTCCTGCTCGGTGTAGTTGTGGTGGGAGTTGATCCGCTCCGCCTCGACCACCGGGGCACCGATCCACTCACCGAACAGCTTGCTGAAGCGGTCCATCATCTCTGCCCGGTTCAGCAGCGCGAACCGCTGCGCCCAGCGCAGTTCCCGGATGTAATCCCAGAACTCGGGCGCACCCTCCGCCAGGTAGGCGAGGTCCCGGTTCGGCAGCTCGATGTGCCATGTCCGGCACAGCTTCTGGGCGATCGCGATGTGCTTCTGCGCGATCTTGTTCCCCACCCCGCGGCTACCGGAGTGCAGGAACAGCCACACCCGGTCCTGCTCGTCGAGGCACAGCTCGATGAAGTGGTTGCCGCCGCCCAGGGACCCCAGCTGCTCGCGCCACTTCGGGGAATGAGACAGATCGACGCCGTCCTTCGCGGCGCGCTCCTCGAGTTCGGCGATCTTGGGCTCCGCGAACCACTTTCCGAGCGATGCGGTGAGGTTGTAGTGCCCCGGGGACAGCGGGATCGCGTGTTCGATCCGCAACCGCAGCGCATGCAGGGTCCGCCCCTGCCGCTCGGCGCGCTCGACGTCCGCGAGCGTGAACTGCGTTCGCGCAGCGATCATTCCGCATCCGATGTCCACGCCGACCGCCGCCGGGATCACCGCACCGCGGGTGGGGATCACCGTCCCCACCGCCGAGCCCTTGCCGACGTGGGCGTCGGGCATCAGCGCCACGTGCGGGTACACGAACGGCATGGAGGCGGTCTCGCAAGCCTGGGCGAGGGTTCCGTCGTCGATGTGGCTGGCGAAGTTCAACAGGTTGTGGCCGTGCTCGGTGGGGGTCACTATCCTTCTCCGGTCGTGGACATCGGCGCGGGGATCGCCCGCGTCGCGTCCGAAAATGGTTGGTACCACAACCGTATTGCGATACCGGGACAAAGCAAACGAATAATCGTCCGTTGCAGTTCAATGGGGTACGACGATGTCGTACCCCAGAGGACGGTGGTGGCAGTGACGGACTGGACCAACGAGAGTGGCGCGTCGGCGCTGCGGCGATTCGCTCCCGCCGTCGCGGCCACGCTCGACCGCCTCGTCGCGCTCGTGCCGGTGGTCGGTGACGGCCCGCTCACCACGCAGGCCCGACAGGCGTGCGCGGTGACCCTGTCGCTGCCCGCCCTGCCGTACCCCGAGCCCGCTCCGTCGGCACCGGACGCCCCGTCGGCGGCGCTCGCGTTCGCCGAACAGTTCTGCGTCGACGTGTCCGGAATCGACGACGGCATGCGGACCGCGCTGGCGAGGGCGCTCGGGGACCGGACCGGCGTGTTCGTGCAGGAACTCTACGTCGCCGACTGGGTGCCGCGCGTGCGGGCGGGGCTCGACGCCCTGTTCGGGGCACCCGAGCCGGCGTGGTCCGTCCCGACCGTCTGGGACACCACCGGCGAGCCCTGGCCGCTGATCCAACGCACGCTCGTCGAGGTCGCCCGCGTCCGTGAGCTCGACCCGGTCACGACCGAGGTGGTGCGGCTGCACCAGGCACGCCAGCACAACTGCCGACTGTGCAAGTCGCTGCGCAATCGCACCGCGATGATGTCCGGCGGTGACGAGAGCCTCTACGACGCGATCGACGACTTCCGTCGCAGCGACCTGTCGCCGCGGCACAAGGCAGCGCTCGAGTGGGCCGACGCCCTCACGTGGCAGCCCGGACACCTGGATCCGCGGGTCGCATCGGATGTGCGCGCACACTTCTCCCCCGCCGAGGCGGTGGAACTGGTGATCGACATGATGCGCAACTCGTGCAACAAGATCGCGGTCTCGACGGGGACCGACCAGGCCAACGTCGACGACGGCATCGAGGTCTATGACGTCAACCCCGACGGCAGCGTGGACTTCGGTCTGGCGCTACCCGGCTGACAGACCTCGCGCGGCCGCGACGCCATTGCCAGGCCCCGGCGACGGGAGGAAGGTGAAGTGAGGAACGGGACCGGTGGCGCCACCGGGGCGCCGCCTCGAGCAAAGGAAGTTGATCGTGTACGCGCGTTCTACAACCATTCAGGCGCATCCCTCGTTCATCGACGCCGGAATCAAGCACATCCGTGACACCGTGATGCCGGCGCTCGCCGACATCGAGGGCAGCGCCGGACTGTCACTACTGGTCGACCGCGACTCCGGGCGCTGCATCGCGACCAGTTCGTGGATGGACGAGGACACTCTCCGTGCGAGCGAGGCGCCCGCCATACACCTTCGAGATCAGGCCACCGAGGTCTTCCACGGCACCGCGCACGTCGAGCGGTGGGACATCGAAGTCCTGCACCGCAACCACACGTCCCGCGTGGGCGCCTGCGTCCGCGCGACCTGGTTCAAGGTCGATCCCGGCAAGATGACGCATGCTGTCGACGTCTTCAAGCTGAGGTTGCCCGCGATGGAAGGCGCTGACGGATTCTGCAGCGCGAGCCTGATGGTCGACCACTCGGCCGGACGGGCGGTGACCTCGGTGACGTTCGACAGCGTCGAACAGATGCGGGCCAGTCGCGCGCAGGCCGAAACGGCCCGGACCGCTTTCCTCCGCGAGGCCGGAGCCGAGCTACTGGAGGTGTGCGAGTTCGAGCTCGCGATCGCGCACCTGCACGTGCCCGAGATGGTCTGACCGTCGACATACCGACGTGAGCGGCCGTCCTGGGTTCAGGCGTACAGCCGCTCGACGAAGGCGTTCAGGTTCTCCCGCACCCGCTCGGTCTTCTCCTCCTCGGAGAGGTCCTCGCGGTACCGGCTGCCGAGCGCGGGCCGCTTCCTGCCCCGCGCATACAGCGAGCACGCAAGATCGATGCACATGTAGATGCCCACCGAATTGCCCGCGCGTCCGGACTCGCCCACCTTGTTGGCGGTCATCAGCGCAACACCACCGCGGCTGTGCGTCGTCAGGCAGATCGCGCACATCTGGGACTTGCCGGACCCGTTCGGTTCGAACCGCATCGCGATGCCGACCGGCCCGTCGTCCCGGGGCACCACCACGTATCCGCGTCCCGGGAACGACGAGTCGGTCCAGCCGAGGAAGTCCAGGTCGTCCCAGGGCCGGTCATCGAGGTCGCGAGGCGCCGGCAGGCGCTTGGCGTCGCCCTTGGAGCAGTTGACGAACGACGCCCTGATGTCGCGTTCGGTGATCGGATCCATGACCGGGCCGTCTCCTTCGATCGTTCGGGCCGCTGACCGCCGCCACGATACGACCGGATCTCGGGGACGGACAATCGGTTTTCCGGCCCGCCGGGAAGGTCAGGCGACCTGCAGCAGCCCCTGCCGCGACAGGATCGGCCGCACCCCCTCCCCGAACCAGTAGGCCTCCTCGACGTGCGGCTGGCCCGACAGCACGAAGTGCTCGACGCCCACCGCCGCGTACTCCCGGATCAGCGCCGCCACCTCGGCGTGACTGCCGACGAGCGCGGTGCCCGCGCCGCCGCGGACCAGCCCGTAGCCGGCCCACAGCCCCGGGTACACCTCGAGGTTGCGCAGGTCGGCGCTGAGCCCGAGCTGACGGCGCTGCCCCTCGGACTCGCTCTGCGCCAGCCGGGTCCGCGCCAGTTCGATCTGCGCCGGACTCATCCGGGCGACGAGCTTGTCGGCCTCGGCCCACGCCTCCTCGGAGGTGTCGCGGGCGATCACATGGGCGCGGATGCCGAAGCTCAGCGTCCGGCCGTGGGCCGCGGCGCGGCGGCGGACGTCGTCGATGAGCGCGCCCACCTTCGCCGGCGGCTCGGTCCACGTGAGGTAGGTGTCGACGTGCGCGGCGGCCACGTCGAGCGCGGGCTCGCTGGCCCCGCCGAAGAAGATCCCCGGCGCCGGGGACGGTGCGGGGAACGCCGCCGCTCCCTCGACCGTGTAGTACTTCCCGGCGAAGTCGTAGGGCGCCGCACCCCACGCGCCGCGCACGATGTCGAGGAACTCCCCGGTCCGCTGGTACCGCTGCTCCTTGGTGAGGAAGTCACCGAACCGCCGCTGCTCCTCGGCGTCGCCACCGGTGACGATGTTGAGCAGCAGCCGCCCGCCCGACAACTGCTGGAACGCGGCGGCCTGCTGCGCCGCGAGCGTCGGGGTGATCAGCCCGGGACGGAACGCGACCAGGAACTTGAGCGTGCTGGTCTCCCGGATGAGCGCGGCCGTGGTGATCCAGGCGTCGGGGCACCACGTCCCCGTCGGGGTGAGCACCGCCTCGAAGCCGAGCTGCTCGGCGGTCTTCGCGACCAGCGTCAGGTAGTCGAGCGACGCCGGACGGAACTCGGACGCCCGGCCCGACGCCTCCCGCGGTTCGAGCGCACCGATCACCTCCCGTCCGTCGCCGGAGGTGGGCAGGTACCAGTGGAAGTGGAGGGTCATGCTGGAATCCCTTCGAGAACACCGAGGTGAGCGAGAACTTGCTTGCGCAGGGCGACGACGTCGGGGTCGGCGCGCAGCCGCGGCCGCGGGACCGTCACCGCGACGTCGTGGGCGATCCGGCCGGCGTCGAGGACGAGCACCCGGTCGGCGAGCAGCACCGCCTCCTCCACGTCGTGGGTGACGAGGAGAACGGCGAACCCGTGCCGCTTCCACAGCCGGATCAGCAACTCGTACGCCGTGATTCGGGTCAGCGCGTCGAGCGCCCCGAACGGTTCGTCGAGCAGCAGCAGGTCCGGCTCGCGGACCAGCGCACGGGCGAGCGACACGCGCTGCGCCTCACCGCCGGAGAGCGTGAGCGGCCAGGCGTCGACGCGGTGGCTCAGGTTCACCTCGCCGAGGGCGTCGATCGCCCGCTGCTTGCCGTCACGGTCGGCGAGGCCGAGGGAGACGTTGCGGTGCACCCGCTTCCACGGCAGCAGCCGCGGCTCCTGGAACGCGACGGCGACCGAGCCGTCGACGTCGATGCGGCCCTCGTGTCCGCGGTCGAGCCCGGCGATGGCGCGCAGCAGCGTCGACTTGCCGGATCCGCTGCGGCCCACCAGCGCCACGATCTCGCCGCGACGCAGCGTCAGGTCGATGCCGTCGAGCACGACGTCGGCTCCGAAGACCCGGCGCACGCCGCGGGCGGCGACGACGGCGTCGCTCACGCGCCCTGATACGTCTTGCGCCATGTCAGCAGCCTTCCCTCCAGGGCCCGCACGAGCGCGTCGGTCGCGAGACCGAGGAACGCGTACACGAGCAGGCCGAAGATGACGATGTCGATGCGGAAGTAGATGCGGGCGTTGTTGACGAGGTAGCCGAGTCCCGCGTCGGCGTTGATCTGCTCGGCAACGATGAGCGCGAGCCACGCCACCCCGAGCGACAGCCGCAGCCCGGTCAACGCCTGCGGCAGCGCCCCGGGCAGGACCACGTGCGCCGCGAGCTGGAACTTGCCGAGCCCCAGGGTCTCCGCGGCCTCGATCAGCTTGCCGTCGATGCTGCGGATCCCCGCGAACAGGTTGAGGTACAGCGGGAACATCACACCGAGGGCTACCAGGAACACCTTGGGCTCCTCCCCGATCCCGAACCAGATGATGAACAGCGGGATCAGACCGAGGAACGGCACGGTCCGCAGCATCTGGATCGGCGGATCGATCGCGAGTTCCACGATCCGGGAGAACCCGGCCAGCACCCCGAGCAGGACCGCGACCGCGACGCCGAGCACCACCCCCAGCAGCACCCGCTGCACCGAGACGGCCAGCGCGTCCTGCAGGCTGCCGTCCGACCACAGCTCGGCGGCCGCCGAGATCACCTGCGCGGGCGAGGCGAGCGTCTTGTCCGACACCAGTCCGGCGCTGCTCACCACCTGCCACAGCACCAGCAGCACCAGCGGGGAGATCAGTCGCAGCAACGGCTTCCACGAGCGTCCCGGTTGCTTGGCGCGTTCAGGTGCGGCAGCGTCCGTCGCGTCGACCTGTGGCAGGCCCTTGGTCAGGACCGCGGTCATTTCGCACCCGCCTGGATCTGCTGGTTGAACCGGGCGTCGAACCAGTTGCCGGCGACCGGGGCCTGCTTCAGCAGTCCCGCCGCGGCGAACAGGTCGATCAGCTTCTGCTGCTTCGCGATGCGCTGGTCGTCGATCGGAACGTACGAGCCCTTCGACGTGTCGAAGGACGCCGCGGCGACGTCCTGCGGGAGCTTGGTCAGCTTCGCGAAGATCGGCACCCACGCCTCGGGGTGCGCGTCCGCCCACACCTGGGCGCGGGCCAGGCGCTGGAAGAAGTCGGCGAGCGCCGCCGACTTCGTCGGGTCCGCGAGCGCGTCCGACGCGGCCGAGAAGTACGACTGGCCGGTGGTGACCTCGCTGCCGTCGGCGATCACCTTGGCGCCCGCGGTGTTCCGACCGATCGTCGCGTACGGGTTCCACACCGCCCACGCGTCTACCTGTCCGGAGGTGAAGGCGCTCAATGCGTCTGCGGGACCGAGGAACTGGAACTGGATGTCCGACACCGGCAGCTTCGCCTGCTCGAGCAGACCGAGCACCAGGCCGTGCGAACTCGATCCCTGGGTGACCGCGATCTTCTTGCCCTTCAGGTCGGCGATCGACGACGCCGTCGAGTTCGCGGGCACCAGCAGGAAGTCGTTGGTGCCGGTCCGCGCCTGCACCGCGACGATGCGGCCCGAGTTGCCGTTCGCCTGCGCGAACACCGGAGGCACGTCGCCGGTGCCCCCGGCATCGATCTTGTTGGCGCCCAACGCCTCCAGCAGCGGCGGTCCTGCCTCGAAGGTTGACCACTCGATGCCGTAGCCGAGACCGTCGAGTTCCCCGGCGGCCTCGAGCAGCGACTGGGTGCTCTTGACCTGGTCGCCGATTCGGAGCGTGACCCCGGACGTCGGGTTGCCGGCCGATTCGGACGATTCCGAGGCGCCGGAAGTGCTGCACGCGCCGAGTGTCAGGGCCGCGACGGCCGTGAGTGCGGTGAGGACGAAACGTGTTCGCGTCGAACGACGCATGGAAACCTCCGATACGTACGTGAGGAAATGCACGAGAAACCCGGCCTCGGTCGGGAGGACCGGCGGGATGAGATGAGAGAAGGGCCTGCTCAGTTCACGCGGGCCGACAACGTCAACAGGAGCGCGGACAGGGCACACACGTGCAGCACGCCGAGGTGGCGTGCCGGGGTGCCGGGGTTTCGACGCTGCCGAAGGTCATGCCGGAATCCTGGGCGCCACCGATCCGACCGTCAACGCAGGCGCGGACGCGTCTCCCCCGGCCGGACGGCCCCTGGGCACGGCGTTCAAGAGTTCCGATCACACGAGTTCGATCCGGTCGTCGCCGCGAACGAATCAGCGTGTCCGCGCGGCAAAACGGGGATTCCGCAGGATTGTGCTGCCTATACTCCCGCCATGCTGATCCTCGGGATGATCCTGTTCGGGTTGCTCATCGGCGCCGCCGCCCAGCTCGTCGTGGGCAAGTCCAAGGCCGGAATCGACTGGGGCCTGGCCTGTGCCGCGGGGGTCGGAGGGTCGTTTGTCGGCGGCCTGCTCATCAGCCTGCTCGCCGGCGACGGTCTCGCGCTCCGCCCGAGCGGCATCATCGGCTCGCTTGCCGGCGCGATCATCGTGACCGCCCTGTGGTCGTGGTGGAAGACGCGGGCTGCGTCGTCGGTGAGCTGAGCCGGACGCTCACCCCCGGCGCAGCACCTGGAGGTCCGGGCTGATCGGCAGACCGTTGGCGCACGGAACCGTGCAAGAGCGGTGCGACATCGGTCAGCGCATCCGGCCCTGTTCGCGCCACCGCGCGTTCGATCGTCTTGGCCTGGTCTGGTCGCAGCACGACGTAATGGCGGGCGATGCATGTCTGCTCGTCGGCCTCCGGCAGATACGGCGGAACGCCGCCGCTGACGATGGCGCGCCAGAAGTGGGGCTCACCGTAGCTCGACGTCTGCCGACCTGTCGCCGCAGTATCCGGGTGTTGAAGAACTGTGAGCGCGACACGCCAGCGCAACACAGTAATGGGCCGACTAGTCGTATTGATTACTCTCGTCCGGTTGTTTACTGTCTCTGACAATCGCTGAACTGTTCGCATTCATGAACAGGGACCGGCATCCGTGCCGTTTGCGGCTACACGGGGGGTTGCATCGGGAACTACGAAGTGCTGCCGCGCGACTCATCGATTCGAACGACCTCCCACGCGGGCGTGCATGACCGGCCGGGGCGTCGAACCGTGTCCATTACTCCCAATGAGGTGAGTGAAGAGTATGCCCAAGAACGCATTCCGTATCGGTTCGGCGGCGGCTGTCGTCAGCGTGGCGGCGCTCGTTGCGCCCGCACTGGCCGCCGCGTCGAACGGGCCGCTCGGTTCGAGCATTTCGAGCGGTTTATTCGGTTCGACCGTTTCGGGCGGGCCCCTCGGTTCGAGCGTTTCGGGTTCGCTCGGGTCGAGTGACTCGGGTTCGCTCGGGTCGAGCGGTTCGAGCGACGCGCCGGAAGAATCCAGGTGCGCGGAGCTTTCAACCGAAGCCACCCCCAACGGATGGGGCATCCCGTTCGACGATGAGAAGGAGCAGGTCGCCTTCTACACCGACGACGCCGTGCTCGACGACGACGGGTCCCTGAAGCTCGAGGTCGAGGATTCCACGGACAGGTC
This genomic stretch from Prescottella soli harbors:
- a CDS encoding VOC family protein, which produces MQKITPCLWFDTEGEEAANFYVSVFKNSKIRNISRYGPGMHRPEGLALTIEFELDGQAFTILNGGPEYTFDEAISFQVSCADQAELDAYWSQLTADGGEEGRCGWLKDRWGMSWQIIPAQLGSYIGGSDPAGAQRATQAMLEMRKLDIGVIRAAYEGAARS
- a CDS encoding SDR family oxidoreductase; protein product: MYQVPDMTGRYVVVTGANSGTGKEATRRMAAAGAHIVMACRTASKAETACAEIMHEIPQAQLEIRRIDLADLGSVREFAAGFLDDGRPLDLLVNNAGVMSPPERFETVDGFELQFGSNFLGPFALTNLLLPLLLDAPAPRVATMTSGTAHYGRINFRDLHSTHRYSPALSYAQSKLADMLMAQHLARIADERGWNLLSAYAHPGYTRTNLQTAGASLGRDKPRHSLFSGSDRTMLPSQDVQHGVEPLLYAATSPGAVQGGYYGPGGRMGLIGPTRKYEQPRSSRGVDLASSLWAVAEKLTDTTLPY
- a CDS encoding SRPBCC domain-containing protein, coding for MTDRTPAATVTTPGERGLHIERTLNAPLDRVWEAYNEPKSIAQWWGRGNRLDIETWEPEPGGHWRFVEHHDGRADGFEGRFREISPENRIVRSFEWDGMPAHVCIEATEFVDLGDGRTKVVIDSLFMTAEDRDGMVQSGMEEGMNASFAALDALLTRIA
- a CDS encoding RtcB family protein → MTPTEHGHNLLNFASHIDDGTLAQACETASMPFVYPHVALMPDAHVGKGSAVGTVIPTRGAVIPAAVGVDIGCGMIAARTQFTLADVERAERQGRTLHALRLRIEHAIPLSPGHYNLTASLGKWFAEPKIAELEERAAKDGVDLSHSPKWREQLGSLGGGNHFIELCLDEQDRVWLFLHSGSRGVGNKIAQKHIAIAQKLCRTWHIELPNRDLAYLAEGAPEFWDYIRELRWAQRFALLNRAEMMDRFSKLFGEWIGAPVVEAERINSHHNYTEQEEHYGEKVWLTRKGAVNAHEGVAAVIPGSMGTRSYIVVGKGDARGLCSAPHGAGRRFSRTQARKRFTVDDLARRMKGIEYRHGAAWVDEIPDAYKDIDVVMDDARDLVDVRHELRQILNVKGT
- a CDS encoding carboxymuconolactone decarboxylase family protein gives rise to the protein MTDWTNESGASALRRFAPAVAATLDRLVALVPVVGDGPLTTQARQACAVTLSLPALPYPEPAPSAPDAPSAALAFAEQFCVDVSGIDDGMRTALARALGDRTGVFVQELYVADWVPRVRAGLDALFGAPEPAWSVPTVWDTTGEPWPLIQRTLVEVARVRELDPVTTEVVRLHQARQHNCRLCKSLRNRTAMMSGGDESLYDAIDDFRRSDLSPRHKAALEWADALTWQPGHLDPRVASDVRAHFSPAEAVELVIDMMRNSCNKIAVSTGTDQANVDDGIEVYDVNPDGSVDFGLALPG
- a CDS encoding FBP domain-containing protein, with the translated sequence MDPITERDIRASFVNCSKGDAKRLPAPRDLDDRPWDDLDFLGWTDSSFPGRGYVVVPRDDGPVGIAMRFEPNGSGKSQMCAICLTTHSRGGVALMTANKVGESGRAGNSVGIYMCIDLACSLYARGRKRPALGSRYREDLSEEEKTERVRENLNAFVERLYA
- a CDS encoding LLM class flavin-dependent oxidoreductase, which encodes MTLHFHWYLPTSGDGREVIGALEPREASGRASEFRPASLDYLTLVAKTAEQLGFEAVLTPTGTWCPDAWITTAALIRETSTLKFLVAFRPGLITPTLAAQQAAAFQQLSGGRLLLNIVTGGDAEEQRRFGDFLTKEQRYQRTGEFLDIVRGAWGAAPYDFAGKYYTVEGAAAFPAPSPAPGIFFGGASEPALDVAAAHVDTYLTWTEPPAKVGALIDDVRRRAAAHGRTLSFGIRAHVIARDTSEEAWAEADKLVARMSPAQIELARTRLAQSESEGQRRQLGLSADLRNLEVYPGLWAGYGLVRGGAGTALVGSHAEVAALIREYAAVGVEHFVLSGQPHVEEAYWFGEGVRPILSRQGLLQVA
- a CDS encoding ABC transporter ATP-binding protein — protein: MAQDVSGRVSDAVVAARGVRRVFGADVVLDGIDLTLRRGEIVALVGRSGSGKSTLLRAIAGLDRGHEGRIDVDGSVAVAFQEPRLLPWKRVHRNVSLGLADRDGKQRAIDALGEVNLSHRVDAWPLTLSGGEAQRVSLARALVREPDLLLLDEPFGALDALTRITAYELLIRLWKRHGFAVLLVTHDVEEAVLLADRVLVLDAGRIAHDVAVTVPRPRLRADPDVVALRKQVLAHLGVLEGIPA
- a CDS encoding ABC transporter permease, with the protein product MTAVLTKGLPQVDATDAAAPERAKQPGRSWKPLLRLISPLVLLVLWQVVSSAGLVSDKTLASPAQVISAAAELWSDGSLQDALAVSVQRVLLGVVLGVAVAVLLGVLAGFSRIVELAIDPPIQMLRTVPFLGLIPLFIIWFGIGEEPKVFLVALGVMFPLYLNLFAGIRSIDGKLIEAAETLGLGKFQLAAHVVLPGALPQALTGLRLSLGVAWLALIVAEQINADAGLGYLVNNARIYFRIDIVIFGLLVYAFLGLATDALVRALEGRLLTWRKTYQGA
- a CDS encoding ABC transporter substrate-binding protein gives rise to the protein MRRSTRTRFVLTALTAVAALTLGACSTSGASESSESAGNPTSGVTLRIGDQVKSTQSLLEAAGELDGLGYGIEWSTFEAGPPLLEALGANKIDAGGTGDVPPVFAQANGNSGRIVAVQARTGTNDFLLVPANSTASSIADLKGKKIAVTQGSSSHGLVLGLLEQAKLPVSDIQFQFLGPADALSAFTSGQVDAWAVWNPYATIGRNTAGAKVIADGSEVTTGQSYFSAASDALADPTKSAALADFFQRLARAQVWADAHPEAWVPIFAKLTKLPQDVAAASFDTSKGSYVPIDDQRIAKQQKLIDLFAAAGLLKQAPVAGNWFDARFNQQIQAGAK
- a CDS encoding GlsB/YeaQ/YmgE family stress response membrane protein; translation: MLILGMILFGLLIGAAAQLVVGKSKAGIDWGLACAAGVGGSFVGGLLISLLAGDGLALRPSGIIGSLAGAIIVTALWSWWKTRAASSVS